Proteins co-encoded in one Rhodothermales bacterium genomic window:
- a CDS encoding M24 family metallopeptidase gives MRLFFLFLLLTPSSLLAQHLPMPAILPLREQAAVIDRVLLDRFETVVPALMRREGIDMWVIVGREYNEDPVIETMLPATWLAARRRTILLFYDRGDEAGLERLAVARYAVGNAFPAAWNPEEEPDQWKRLAALIAERNPRKIALNRSSTFAHADGMTDTEFDALTSALPAGLRGRIVSAENLAVGWLETRTEQEMQLYPMIVRIAHAIIAEGLSEQAIQPGVTTTTDLEWWFRERIRSLGLVTWFHPSVDVQRADTADARSDFSTRPGETTILPGDLLHVDFGITYLRLNTDTQQHAYVLKPGETEAPAGLRAALAAGNRLQDILTSQFQTGRTGNEMLAAARAQAIAEGQRPSIYTHPIGFHGHAAGPAIGMWDSQGGVPGTGDYPLYLNTAYSIELNTTVAVPEWGKDVRIMLEEDAFFDGDEVGYIDGRQTEFWLVPRLSANTP, from the coding sequence ATGCGTCTATTCTTCCTCTTCCTCCTCCTGACCCCATCCTCTCTGCTGGCTCAACACCTCCCGATGCCGGCGATTCTCCCGCTGCGTGAGCAGGCGGCAGTGATCGACCGGGTGTTGCTCGATCGGTTCGAAACCGTCGTTCCGGCATTGATGCGGCGGGAGGGGATCGATATGTGGGTGATCGTGGGGCGCGAGTACAACGAAGATCCGGTGATCGAAACCATGCTGCCGGCCACCTGGCTCGCGGCGCGCCGGCGGACGATCCTCCTCTTTTACGACCGGGGCGACGAGGCGGGCTTGGAGCGCCTGGCCGTCGCCCGCTACGCCGTCGGCAACGCCTTTCCGGCCGCCTGGAACCCCGAGGAGGAGCCCGACCAGTGGAAGCGCCTCGCGGCGCTGATCGCCGAGCGAAATCCCCGCAAGATTGCCCTCAACCGGTCGAGCACCTTCGCCCATGCGGACGGGATGACGGACACCGAGTTCGACGCCCTGACGTCGGCGCTGCCGGCCGGCCTGCGAGGCCGGATTGTCTCTGCTGAAAACCTGGCCGTGGGCTGGCTCGAAACGCGCACTGAGCAGGAGATGCAGCTCTACCCGATGATCGTGCGCATCGCCCACGCCATCATCGCCGAGGGGCTCTCCGAGCAGGCCATCCAACCCGGCGTAACGACCACCACCGACCTCGAATGGTGGTTTCGCGAGCGTATCCGGTCGTTGGGGCTTGTCACCTGGTTCCACCCGAGCGTGGACGTCCAGCGTGCCGATACGGCCGACGCGCGGAGCGATTTCTCCACCCGGCCCGGGGAAACCACCATCCTGCCGGGCGACCTCCTGCATGTCGATTTCGGGATCACCTACCTCCGCCTCAACACCGACACCCAGCAGCACGCCTATGTCCTGAAACCGGGCGAGACCGAGGCGCCGGCCGGCCTCCGCGCCGCGCTGGCGGCGGGGAATCGGCTACAGGACATCCTGACGAGTCAGTTCCAGACCGGCCGCACCGGCAACGAGATGCTGGCGGCCGCCCGGGCACAGGCCATTGCCGAGGGGCAGCGGCCGTCCATCTACACCCACCCCATTGGCTTCCACGGGCATGCCGCCGGGCCGGCGATCGGGATGTGGGACAGCCAGGGCGGCGTACCCGGCACGGGTGACTACCCGCTGTACCTGAACACCGCTTATTCGATTGAGCTCAACACCACCGTAGCCGTCCCGGAATGGGGGAAAGACGTGCGGATCATGCTGGAGGAGGACGCCTTTTTCGACGGGGACGAGGTGGGATACATCGACGGCCGGCAGACGGAATTTTGGCTGGTGCCGCGCCTGTCCGCCAACACCCCTTAA
- a CDS encoding ATP-binding protein — protein MWRSSLAANRDLPARPLDFDRRDERIVQSVRRLAMTVARMFSAPGAFVALYEKDELLQIMACFGIDLAAQPESGFLSPALVFPGKSLIVPDTDLEPAFANDVWVTNAGIRFFAGAPLIDTSGHPVGLLCIVDRAPRAFANGHIKLLHDMASIGVSELSTHHRLRVQEQALQEAQARVSRVEALYERMTAGLPIPLFAVDATCRVLNWNPACAETLGYSQDEVLGQPITPLLAEDAVTGGFDTIVQRVFNRRRISGLDLKMRTRAGSIRRLSCRLLPVYDALGQIEACAFMAADITALQRLEQANRELDAGNHLLAGLTSACSFALTQEADGTCWLQRASSAFGRVTGIRFDTSQPLRWTDMVHPDDAGPMLAAYQALSLQQSDTVCVRLRIPDAGHRRMQHAVQLVEHDPATGARRYLGVLRIDKTGWPPPAVDLLDSSILSIMSHEIRTPLTSILGFAELLGAQEDATHRRFAALIEKSAGRLFDTLGALLDLSQQEDHLLAFEPTLSDFGAHVAEVATPFREDAIARGLLWHFHAPAEPVMASIDPEASTRVLKQILSNALKFTSLGAIQIIVASTEDAVTLIVQDTGVGISAEFFPHLFREFQQECTGITRPFEGAGLGLAIAKRLVDAMGGVIALESEKGVGTTVTLRYTRAA, from the coding sequence ATGTGGCGAAGCTCGTTAGCGGCCAACCGGGACCTGCCGGCCAGGCCGCTTGATTTCGACCGTCGGGACGAACGCATCGTACAGTCCGTCCGCCGGCTGGCCATGACGGTCGCCCGCATGTTCAGCGCGCCGGGGGCGTTTGTCGCCCTCTACGAAAAAGACGAGCTGCTCCAGATCATGGCCTGCTTCGGCATCGACCTGGCCGCACAACCGGAGAGCGGATTCCTCTCCCCGGCGCTTGTTTTCCCCGGAAAAAGCCTCATCGTACCGGACACCGACCTCGAGCCCGCCTTCGCCAACGATGTCTGGGTAACCAACGCCGGCATCCGCTTCTTCGCCGGCGCCCCGCTCATCGACACCTCCGGCCACCCCGTAGGCCTCCTGTGTATCGTCGACCGCGCCCCGAGGGCGTTTGCAAACGGGCATATCAAGCTGCTGCACGATATGGCGTCGATCGGGGTCAGCGAGCTGAGCACGCATCACCGGCTGAGGGTGCAAGAACAGGCTTTGCAAGAGGCTCAGGCACGTGTGTCCCGCGTCGAAGCGCTGTACGAACGGATGACCGCCGGCCTCCCGATCCCGCTCTTCGCCGTGGACGCCACCTGCCGGGTCCTGAACTGGAACCCGGCCTGCGCGGAAACCCTCGGCTACAGCCAGGACGAGGTGCTCGGACAGCCAATCACCCCCTTACTGGCCGAAGACGCCGTCACCGGGGGGTTCGACACCATCGTCCAGCGCGTCTTTAACCGCCGGCGGATTTCAGGGCTCGACCTCAAGATGCGCACGCGGGCAGGCAGCATCCGCCGCCTCTCGTGCCGGCTCCTCCCGGTGTACGACGCGCTCGGGCAGATCGAAGCCTGCGCGTTTATGGCGGCGGACATCACCGCGCTTCAACGGCTCGAACAGGCCAACCGGGAACTCGACGCCGGTAACCATCTACTCGCCGGGCTGACATCGGCCTGCTCGTTCGCCCTCACCCAGGAGGCCGACGGCACCTGCTGGCTCCAGCGCGCCTCCAGCGCGTTCGGCCGAGTGACTGGCATCCGGTTCGACACCTCGCAGCCGCTGCGCTGGACCGACATGGTGCATCCGGACGACGCCGGCCCGATGCTCGCCGCCTACCAGGCCCTGAGCCTCCAGCAGTCGGACACCGTCTGCGTCCGCCTCCGCATCCCGGACGCCGGGCACCGGAGGATGCAACATGCGGTGCAGCTGGTGGAACACGACCCGGCAACTGGTGCGCGCCGTTATCTGGGTGTCTTGCGCATCGACAAGACCGGGTGGCCGCCGCCGGCCGTCGACCTGCTCGACTCGTCGATCCTGTCGATTATGAGCCACGAGATCCGCACCCCGCTGACTTCGATCCTGGGGTTCGCGGAGTTGCTTGGCGCCCAGGAAGACGCGACCCATCGCCGGTTCGCGGCACTCATCGAAAAAAGCGCCGGCCGGCTCTTCGATACGCTCGGCGCGCTGCTCGATCTGTCGCAGCAGGAAGATCACCTGCTCGCGTTCGAACCGACCCTTTCGGACTTCGGCGCTCATGTCGCCGAAGTCGCGACGCCTTTCCGGGAGGACGCCATTGCCCGGGGTCTGCTGTGGCACTTCCACGCGCCGGCGGAGCCCGTCATGGCGTCCATCGACCCTGAAGCCTCCACCCGTGTCCTCAAGCAGATCCTCAGCAACGCGCTCAAATTCACTAGTCTTGGTGCGATCCAGATCATCGTCGCCTCGACAGAAGACGCCGTCACGCTTATCGTACAGGATACCGGCGTCGGCATCTCGGCCGAGTTCTTCCCTCACCTCTTCCGCGAATTCCAGCAGGAGTGCACGGGCATCACCCGCCCCTTTGAAGGTGCCGGCCTCGGCCTCGCGATCGCGAAGCGGCTTGTAGACGCCATGGGTGGCGTCATCGCCCTCGAAAGCGAAAAAGGCGTAGGCACCACCGTGACCCTCCGTTACACGCGGGCCGCCTGA
- the uvrA gene encoding excinuclease ABC subunit UvrA, with protein sequence MDERIIIRGAREHNLKNIDLDIPRDQLVVITGLSGSGKSSLAFDTIYAEGQRRYMESLSAYARQFLGMMERPDLDFIDGLSPVISIEQKTVSRNPRSTVGTVTEIYDFLRLLYARAATAYSYISGAPMRKQSDDEIINRILAFEEGTRLLLLAPVVKGRKGHYRELFEQIGRQGFTRVRVNGELVEITDGMKLDRYKTHDIEVVVDRVVIKEDIRTRLSQSIDIALGMGGGTLVVALLDGEKMTDFLFSRHLFSPEDGLSYEDPSPNSFSFNSPYGACTECAGLGTKQELDPALIIPNPSKTIGQGGIEPIGKPRDIWMFSQLKAVAEIHGFDFNTPLNQLTESQMQVLLDGAGDEQFEIVYTYKNREVAYKHRYGGINQHIWHTYSNSTSVTARRWAEGYMRAMPCKACGGGRLRKESLAFRLGEKNIAELVRMDLNALRVYFGQLLLTEREWIIARPIVKEIRERLEFLINVGVGYLSLDRPARTLSGGESQRIRLATQIGTQLVGVLYILDEPSIGLHPRDNDKLISSLRQLRDMGNSVLVVEHDREMIEAADFVVDLGPGAGEYGGHIVGRSAPAGLVKGFNGYESLTASYLSGERTIALPRERRAGNGSWLVLTGATGHNLKGDTLRLPLGTFICVTGVSGSGKSSLINQTLYPILANHFHRAMLVPLPHQGIQGLNQIDKVIDIDQSPIGRTPRSNPATYTALFSHIRDLFTQLPESKIRGYKAGRFSFNVKGGRCETCKGAGIVKLEMNFLPDVYVACETCKGRRYNAETIEVLYKGKSIADVLEMPVSEALTFFENVPRIERKLRTLESVGLGYIRLGQQATTLSGGEAQRVKLAKELSRPGTGSTLYILDEPTTGLHFEDIRHLLNVLRALVKKGNTVLVIEHNMDVVKVADHVIDLGPTGGMEGGHILGAGTPEELARMETSTSTYLRDELERTRRFQNGNEEEINLDAFMGEGDDLDDTDEIEEEEEETNEPVA encoded by the coding sequence ATGGACGAGCGCATCATTATTCGGGGCGCGCGTGAACACAATCTGAAGAATATCGACCTCGATATTCCCCGGGACCAGTTGGTCGTGATCACCGGGCTGTCCGGTTCGGGTAAATCCAGCCTCGCCTTCGATACGATTTATGCCGAGGGGCAGCGGCGCTACATGGAAAGTCTCAGCGCCTATGCTCGCCAGTTTCTCGGGATGATGGAGCGCCCTGACCTGGATTTCATCGACGGGCTGTCGCCGGTTATCTCCATCGAACAGAAAACCGTGAGCCGCAATCCGCGCTCCACGGTGGGCACCGTCACGGAAATCTACGACTTTCTGCGCTTGTTGTACGCGCGCGCCGCCACGGCCTACTCCTACATCTCGGGAGCGCCGATGCGGAAACAGTCGGACGACGAAATCATCAACCGCATTCTAGCGTTTGAGGAAGGCACGCGGTTGCTGCTGTTGGCGCCTGTAGTAAAGGGCCGCAAAGGCCATTATCGAGAGCTTTTTGAGCAGATCGGCCGGCAGGGCTTCACGCGGGTTCGGGTGAATGGCGAGTTGGTGGAGATCACCGACGGCATGAAGCTCGATCGGTACAAGACACACGACATCGAAGTCGTGGTCGACCGCGTGGTGATCAAGGAGGACATTCGCACCCGCCTCAGCCAGTCGATCGACATCGCGCTCGGGATGGGGGGCGGCACGCTGGTGGTGGCGCTGCTGGATGGCGAGAAGATGACGGACTTCCTGTTTAGCCGGCACCTGTTTTCGCCGGAGGACGGGTTGTCGTATGAGGATCCATCCCCCAACTCGTTCTCGTTCAACTCTCCATACGGCGCGTGCACCGAGTGCGCCGGCCTGGGGACCAAACAGGAGCTGGATCCAGCGCTGATCATCCCGAATCCATCCAAAACCATCGGTCAGGGCGGCATCGAACCGATCGGCAAGCCGCGCGACATCTGGATGTTCAGCCAGCTCAAGGCCGTTGCCGAGATCCACGGATTCGATTTCAACACGCCACTCAACCAGCTGACCGAAAGCCAGATGCAGGTGCTGCTGGACGGCGCCGGCGACGAACAGTTCGAGATCGTATACACGTACAAGAACCGCGAGGTGGCCTACAAGCATCGGTATGGAGGCATCAACCAGCACATCTGGCACACCTACAGCAACTCCACCTCGGTCACCGCCCGCCGGTGGGCCGAGGGCTACATGCGCGCGATGCCCTGCAAGGCCTGCGGTGGGGGCCGGCTGCGCAAGGAAAGCCTGGCGTTTCGGCTGGGGGAGAAAAACATCGCCGAGTTGGTCCGCATGGACCTCAACGCCCTGCGCGTCTATTTCGGTCAGTTGTTATTGACCGAGCGCGAGTGGATCATCGCCCGGCCCATCGTGAAGGAGATCCGGGAGCGGCTCGAGTTCCTGATCAACGTCGGCGTAGGGTATTTGAGCCTCGACCGGCCGGCGCGAACCCTCTCCGGCGGCGAAAGCCAGCGCATCCGCCTCGCGACCCAGATCGGCACGCAGCTCGTGGGCGTGTTGTACATCCTGGACGAACCCAGCATCGGGCTGCATCCGAGGGACAACGACAAGTTGATTTCTTCCCTGCGACAGCTGCGGGACATGGGCAACTCGGTCCTGGTCGTAGAGCACGACCGCGAGATGATCGAGGCGGCGGACTTCGTGGTGGACCTCGGTCCCGGCGCCGGCGAATACGGCGGCCACATCGTCGGGCGATCCGCCCCGGCCGGCCTGGTGAAGGGGTTTAACGGCTACGAAAGCCTCACGGCGTCGTACCTTTCGGGCGAGCGCACGATTGCGTTGCCGCGTGAGCGCCGGGCCGGCAACGGTTCGTGGCTCGTGTTGACGGGCGCCACCGGGCACAACCTGAAGGGGGATACGCTCCGGCTGCCGCTGGGTACGTTTATCTGCGTCACCGGCGTCTCGGGCTCGGGGAAATCGAGCCTCATCAACCAGACGCTTTACCCGATCCTGGCCAACCATTTCCACCGGGCCATGCTGGTGCCTCTCCCCCACCAGGGGATTCAGGGCTTGAATCAGATCGACAAGGTGATCGACATCGATCAGAGCCCGATCGGGCGCACGCCGCGGTCTAACCCGGCTACCTACACCGCCCTCTTTTCGCACATTCGCGACCTGTTCACGCAGTTGCCGGAATCAAAAATTCGGGGGTATAAGGCGGGTCGTTTCTCCTTCAACGTGAAGGGAGGACGCTGCGAGACCTGCAAAGGCGCCGGCATTGTCAAGCTAGAGATGAACTTCTTACCCGACGTGTACGTGGCGTGCGAAACGTGCAAAGGCCGGCGATACAACGCCGAAACGATCGAGGTGCTGTATAAGGGAAAAAGTATTGCGGACGTGTTGGAGATGCCGGTTTCCGAGGCGTTGACGTTTTTTGAGAATGTCCCTCGGATCGAGCGCAAGTTGCGGACGCTGGAATCGGTAGGCCTCGGGTACATCCGACTGGGGCAGCAGGCGACGACGCTTTCCGGCGGTGAGGCCCAGCGCGTGAAGCTGGCAAAAGAGCTGAGCCGACCCGGGACGGGCAGCACCCTGTACATCCTGGACGAGCCGACGACCGGGCTCCACTTCGAAGACATCCGGCACCTGCTCAACGTCCTGCGCGCCCTCGTAAAAAAGGGGAATACCGTGCTGGTGATCGAGCACAACATGGACGTCGTGAAGGTCGCCGACCACGTAATCGACCTGGGCCCGACCGGCGGCATGGAAGGCGGGCATATCCTGGGAGCCGGCACGCCTGAAGAGTTGGCGCGGATGGAGACGTCGACATCGACCTATCTCCGCGACGAGTTGGAGCGCACGCGGCGCTTCCAGAACGGGAATGAAGAGGAGATCAACCTCGATGCATTCATGGGCGAGGGCGACGACCTCGATGACACGGACGAGATCGAGGAAGAAGAGGAAGAGACCAACGAGCCGGTAGCCTGA
- a CDS encoding ABC transporter ATP-binding protein: MKNPDQSLIELTRVTKVYQMGDQEVRALDGVSLKVDVNEYVAIMGPSGSGKSTMMNIIGCLDTPTSGTYFLNGQSVSEMSDNELAMIRNREIGFVFQTFNLLPRVTCLQNVELPLVYAGMRKSARREQAIRALQSVGLGDRMSHKPNELSGGQRQRVAVARALVNKPSILMADEPTGNLDSKTGDEIMHLFELLYRQGNTLLVVTHEEDVARHARRVVRLRDGNIESDIRVDNPTLAHVDMAVA, translated from the coding sequence ATGAAGAATCCCGACCAGTCGTTGATCGAGCTTACTCGCGTCACAAAAGTCTACCAGATGGGCGATCAGGAGGTGCGCGCGCTCGACGGCGTGTCGCTGAAGGTGGATGTAAACGAATACGTGGCCATTATGGGGCCATCCGGATCTGGCAAGTCCACGATGATGAACATCATCGGCTGCCTCGACACCCCGACGAGCGGCACCTATTTTCTGAACGGCCAGAGTGTGAGTGAGATGAGCGATAACGAGCTGGCCATGATCCGGAATCGAGAAATTGGGTTCGTATTCCAGACGTTTAACCTGCTGCCCCGGGTCACCTGTCTCCAGAACGTCGAGCTCCCACTCGTGTACGCCGGCATGCGGAAGTCCGCCCGTCGCGAACAGGCCATACGCGCGTTGCAGAGTGTGGGATTGGGCGATCGCATGTCTCATAAGCCCAACGAATTGTCCGGCGGTCAGCGCCAGCGCGTGGCTGTGGCCCGCGCCCTCGTCAACAAGCCTTCCATCTTGATGGCGGATGAGCCGACCGGCAACCTGGACTCGAAGACCGGTGACGAGATCATGCACCTATTCGAGTTGCTGTACCGGCAGGGCAACACGCTCCTGGTCGTGACCCACGAAGAAGATGTCGCCCGTCACGCCCGCCGTGTGGTCCGGCTGCGCGACGGCAACATCGAGAGCGACATTCGCGTGGACAACCCGACCCTCGCCCATGTGGATATGGCGGTCGCATAG
- a CDS encoding efflux RND transporter periplasmic adaptor subunit, whose amino-acid sequence MAKKKTSATRLIVYLLIGLVVVVGALAGLRAAGVLGEKDTSLVVEVADIERRNITQMVTASGKIQPEIEVKISPDVPGEIVALPINEGDYVEQGQLLVRIRQDDYAAQVERGEASVLQSKAMLAQRRADMLIAEIELKRQRGLFDKQAVSESEFQRTESQFEVAKAGYEAAEYSVRSSEAQLKEVREQLAKTAIYAPMSGTISMLDVELGERVVGTSQMAGTEMMRLAKLDQMEIEVDVNENDVVNVTLNDSALIEVDAYPERGFRGVVTEIANSARVTGAGTQEQVTNFPVKIRIVDTHNLDEKEGMAASRGVRQEEVPPTPLESPNFRPGMSGTVDVFTETVRDAIVIPIQAVTVRDFNRIKAEAEASDESATPMQEVDNQEAGVQEAGEPENVVEDLRKVIFVMVDGKAQMLEVETGISDDTHIEIKSGLTGTEKVIIGPYSAISRQLEPDAAVKLEERKGRPAIGPR is encoded by the coding sequence ATGGCGAAGAAAAAAACGTCAGCTACACGACTGATTGTGTACCTGCTGATTGGACTTGTGGTGGTGGTCGGCGCGCTGGCGGGTCTGCGCGCTGCCGGCGTGTTGGGCGAAAAAGACACGTCGCTGGTCGTCGAAGTAGCCGACATTGAACGGCGGAATATCACCCAGATGGTAACCGCATCCGGTAAGATTCAGCCGGAAATCGAGGTTAAGATCAGCCCGGACGTGCCCGGTGAAATTGTAGCTCTTCCCATCAACGAAGGTGACTATGTGGAGCAGGGGCAGTTGCTGGTTCGCATCCGTCAGGACGACTATGCCGCCCAGGTGGAGCGCGGCGAGGCCAGCGTGCTTCAGTCCAAGGCCATGCTCGCTCAGCGGCGTGCGGACATGTTGATTGCCGAGATCGAACTCAAGCGTCAGCGGGGGTTATTCGATAAGCAGGCCGTCTCCGAGAGCGAGTTTCAGCGCACGGAATCGCAGTTTGAGGTGGCTAAAGCCGGCTACGAAGCCGCCGAATACTCTGTCCGCAGCAGCGAGGCGCAGTTGAAGGAGGTGCGAGAGCAGTTGGCGAAGACGGCGATTTACGCCCCGATGAGCGGCACGATCAGCATGCTGGACGTGGAGTTGGGCGAACGCGTGGTGGGCACCAGCCAGATGGCCGGCACCGAGATGATGCGTCTGGCGAAGCTGGATCAGATGGAGATCGAAGTAGACGTCAACGAAAACGACGTGGTGAACGTCACGTTAAACGATTCCGCGCTGATCGAAGTCGACGCCTACCCGGAGCGCGGCTTCCGTGGCGTCGTCACCGAGATCGCGAACTCGGCGCGCGTCACGGGCGCCGGCACGCAGGAGCAAGTGACGAACTTCCCGGTCAAGATTCGGATCGTGGATACCCACAATCTGGACGAAAAGGAAGGGATGGCGGCTTCCCGTGGCGTGCGCCAGGAGGAAGTCCCACCGACGCCGCTAGAATCGCCCAACTTCCGCCCGGGAATGAGCGGGACGGTGGATGTGTTCACCGAGACGGTGCGTGACGCCATCGTCATCCCTATCCAGGCCGTAACGGTTCGGGATTTCAACCGAATCAAGGCCGAAGCGGAAGCCTCGGATGAGTCGGCGACGCCAATGCAGGAAGTGGACAACCAGGAAGCCGGCGTACAGGAGGCGGGTGAGCCGGAGAATGTCGTCGAGGACCTGCGCAAAGTCATCTTTGTAATGGTGGACGGGAAGGCTCAGATGCTGGAGGTTGAAACCGGCATTTCGGATGATACCCATATCGAAATCAAGAGCGGTCTTACGGGTACGGAGAAGGTGATTATCGGTCCCTACAGCGCCATCAGCCGGCAACTTGAGCCCGATGCCGCCGTAAAGCTCGAAGAACGTAAAGGCCGCCCGGCCATCGGGCCCCGCTAA
- a CDS encoding TolC family protein yields the protein MTLPKPSPDWRLYRFSSLLVAGVFLALAGFAPRYSQAQTPTQITFDEAVRIALEQNVSLMRSANTVELDAINLSRQRSAFLPDLSMNANASQNYGRNFSTEVLDFVDQTTNRMNASASSRVTLFDGFGRVSAYRQAQRNLEASDFDFERQRQTVVFNVMSSYLNLLERREQILIQQENLESQRQQLVQIEEFTNVGSRPISDLYQQQAATANAELTLINAERAYQLGEVGLMQVLQLDPFGAYAFVAPEVTDALLMPQQYEVPVMLQEAFGQRLDLKARENDIIAAREGIRAARSGFFPSLSLAANTSSNYDDQSTFSFSDQFTDIRRSSSIGLNLSIPIFDRFETSNFIQQARVQYDNSRLVLEDLQQNIALDVRQAYLDYVTTEKRLDVTEKQEIAAQQALTAEQERYNVGAATLVELSQARANFVQAASDRTQARFDFLFQKKLIDYYMGRLNPTEPLFQQP from the coding sequence ATGACTTTGCCAAAGCCCTCGCCCGACTGGCGCCTTTATCGCTTTTCATCGCTGCTCGTAGCCGGCGTATTCCTTGCGCTCGCCGGTTTCGCACCCCGCTACAGCCAGGCGCAAACCCCCACGCAGATCACCTTCGATGAGGCTGTACGTATCGCCCTCGAGCAGAACGTGTCGTTGATGCGCTCCGCGAACACCGTGGAGTTGGACGCGATCAACCTCTCGCGTCAGCGAAGCGCCTTCCTTCCCGATCTTTCTATGAACGCCAACGCCAGCCAGAACTACGGCCGGAACTTCAGTACGGAGGTATTGGACTTCGTCGATCAGACCACGAACCGCATGAACGCCTCGGCGAGTAGCCGGGTCACCCTGTTCGATGGGTTCGGGCGCGTTTCGGCGTACCGTCAGGCGCAGCGAAACCTGGAAGCGAGCGACTTCGACTTTGAGCGGCAGCGGCAGACAGTCGTGTTCAACGTGATGTCCAGCTACCTCAACCTTCTCGAACGGCGGGAGCAGATCCTGATCCAGCAAGAGAACCTGGAATCCCAACGGCAGCAACTCGTTCAGATCGAGGAGTTCACCAATGTGGGCTCGCGTCCCATCTCGGACCTCTACCAGCAGCAGGCCGCCACGGCCAATGCCGAGCTAACCCTCATCAATGCCGAGCGGGCGTATCAGTTGGGCGAAGTCGGCCTAATGCAAGTCTTGCAGCTCGACCCTTTCGGCGCTTACGCATTCGTAGCGCCGGAAGTGACCGATGCGCTTCTGATGCCGCAGCAATACGAGGTGCCCGTGATGCTTCAGGAGGCGTTCGGGCAGCGGTTGGACCTGAAGGCGCGTGAAAATGACATCATCGCGGCGCGTGAGGGTATCCGGGCGGCGCGATCCGGCTTCTTCCCGAGCCTGAGCCTCGCGGCGAATACCAGTTCGAATTATGACGACCAGAGTACGTTCAGCTTTTCGGACCAGTTCACCGACATTCGCCGGAGTAGCTCGATCGGACTTAACCTGAGCATCCCTATTTTCGATCGCTTCGAGACCAGCAATTTTATCCAGCAAGCGCGTGTGCAGTACGATAACTCGCGTCTGGTCCTGGAAGACCTCCAGCAGAACATCGCGCTGGACGTACGGCAGGCGTACCTGGATTACGTCACTACCGAAAAGCGGCTCGACGTGACCGAGAAGCAAGAAATCGCGGCTCAGCAGGCCCTCACGGCGGAGCAGGAGCGCTACAATGTAGGCGCGGCGACGCTTGTGGAGTTATCGCAAGCGCGCGCCAACTTCGTGCAAGCCGCGAGCGACCGCACGCAGGCCCGGTTCGATTTTCTCTTCCAGAAAAAGTTGATTGATTACTACATGGGCCGGCTCAATCCGACCGAGCCGTTGTTTCAGCAACCATAA